A section of the Rummeliibacillus pycnus genome encodes:
- a CDS encoding peptidoglycan D,D-transpeptidase FtsI family protein, giving the protein MNILFFFIFILFSILILRLGYMQIVKGEDYVRALKNAEEITVNTNVPRGRIYDRYGRILVDNKPKNAITYTKLPTTKAQEMLETAKKLSNLIKMDTSKIALRDQQNYWIVLHKEDAYNKVSKKEEKAINNNEKLSSSQKQSKIDELVRERITNEELKSLTKKDLQVLAIYSKMVAGYNLTPQIIKSDHVTRKEFAVVSENLHELPNVNTTTDWARKKKSDLSILGSTTTPVEGIPKDKLDYYLARNYSRNDRVGKSYIEAEYEELLQGKKAVIKSKTNTAGQVVDTTTEFDGTPGNDLVLSVDSDLQLKLDDIVERQLLAAKSKGGSSLLDRAFLVMMNPNTGEVLSMVGKKLDHDENGKLTVSDYAIGTFTSAYEVGSVVKPATLLTGYSLGAIRPNQVLLDTPINIAGTIKKSIFNPSGSMYLTDLTALEKSSNVYMFQTAFRIAGVNYVPGAALSIDAKNFTKVRNSFAQFGLGVETGIDLPGETTGVKGPETISGKFLDLVIGQYDTFTPLQLAQYVSTIANGGKRIQPHLLKEIRKPSEDGKKLGRIIDEVSPKVLNTINNSKTEIDHVKIGMHRVYYGSQGSASFNFKNTNFDAAGKTGTAEVVYYGPQRSAYGTKTLTITHIGFAPYKNPEIAYAVVIPWVTTSGTITEYTNNIIARQAIETYFKLQKKSMKNIDQTVGQDVQKSITNLKE; this is encoded by the coding sequence ATGAATATTTTATTCTTTTTTATTTTCATTCTATTTTCAATCCTCATTTTGCGATTAGGTTATATGCAAATTGTGAAAGGTGAAGATTATGTTAGAGCGTTAAAAAATGCTGAAGAAATAACAGTGAATACGAATGTACCAAGAGGGCGTATCTATGATCGATATGGGCGTATTTTAGTGGACAATAAACCTAAAAATGCTATTACATATACTAAACTCCCAACAACAAAAGCCCAAGAAATGCTAGAAACTGCTAAAAAATTATCAAATCTTATTAAGATGGATACAAGCAAAATAGCATTACGCGATCAGCAAAATTATTGGATCGTACTTCATAAAGAAGATGCCTATAATAAAGTTTCAAAAAAAGAAGAAAAAGCAATCAATAATAATGAAAAACTATCTTCTTCACAAAAACAATCGAAAATTGATGAATTAGTTCGTGAACGCATAACAAACGAAGAACTGAAAAGTTTAACAAAGAAAGACTTACAAGTTTTAGCGATATATAGCAAAATGGTGGCGGGTTACAATTTAACGCCTCAAATTATAAAAAGTGATCATGTAACACGTAAAGAATTTGCTGTTGTATCTGAAAACTTACATGAATTACCAAATGTGAATACAACGACAGACTGGGCCCGTAAGAAAAAATCAGATTTAAGTATTCTAGGTTCAACTACAACACCTGTAGAAGGTATTCCAAAAGATAAATTAGACTACTATCTAGCTAGAAATTATTCGAGAAATGATCGAGTGGGGAAAAGTTATATAGAGGCAGAGTATGAAGAGCTCTTACAAGGGAAAAAGGCTGTGATAAAAAGCAAAACGAATACTGCTGGACAAGTAGTGGATACAACGACAGAATTTGATGGAACTCCTGGTAATGATTTAGTTTTGTCGGTTGATAGTGATTTACAATTAAAATTAGATGATATTGTTGAAAGACAATTGCTTGCAGCGAAATCTAAAGGTGGATCTAGCTTACTGGATCGTGCATTTTTAGTCATGATGAATCCAAATACTGGTGAAGTATTATCAATGGTAGGTAAAAAACTTGATCATGATGAAAATGGTAAACTCACAGTTAGTGATTATGCAATTGGGACGTTCACTTCTGCCTATGAAGTTGGCTCTGTTGTAAAACCTGCTACATTGTTAACAGGGTACTCACTAGGTGCAATTAGACCTAACCAGGTGTTATTAGATACTCCCATTAATATTGCCGGCACAATCAAAAAATCAATTTTTAATCCTTCTGGCTCGATGTATTTAACGGACTTAACGGCATTGGAAAAATCATCAAACGTTTATATGTTCCAGACAGCATTTAGGATTGCAGGTGTTAATTATGTACCTGGAGCTGCTTTAAGCATAGACGCTAAAAATTTTACAAAAGTCCGAAATTCTTTTGCACAGTTTGGCCTTGGTGTAGAAACGGGTATTGATTTACCTGGTGAAACTACAGGTGTAAAAGGTCCGGAAACTATTTCAGGTAAATTCCTTGATTTAGTAATTGGACAATATGATACCTTTACACCTCTACAATTGGCACAATATGTTTCAACGATTGCAAATGGAGGAAAAAGAATACAACCTCATTTATTAAAAGAAATTCGGAAACCTTCTGAAGATGGTAAAAAACTAGGAAGAATTATTGATGAAGTAAGTCCAAAAGTTTTAAATACGATCAATAATTCAAAGACAGAAATTGATCATGTGAAAATAGGGATGCACAGAGTCTATTATGGCAGTCAAGGTTCAGCCTCTTTTAACTTCAAAAACACAAATTTTGACGCTGCTGGGAAAACCGGTACTGCAGAAGTAGTTTACTATGGTCCACAGAGATCAGCGTATGGCACAAAAACTCTAACAATTACACATATAGGTTTTGCACCATATAAAAACCCTGAAATTGCTTATGCAGTCGTGATACCATGGGTGACAACTTCGGGGACAATTACGGAATACACGAATAATATCATTGCGAGACAAGCGATTGAGACCTATTTTAAATTACAAAAGAAAAGTATGAAAAATATAGATCAAACTGTTGGTCAAGATGTTCAAAAGTCTATTACTAATTTAAAAGAATAA